From Xylanibacter oryzae DSM 17970, a single genomic window includes:
- a CDS encoding aspartate aminotransferase family protein, whose translation MKLYDVYPLFDINIVKGKGCNVWDDKGQEYLDVYGGHAVISIGHCHPHYVDMMTQQLNKLGFYSNSVINMLQRQLARRLGKISGYDDYQFFLINSGAEANENCLKLASFNNGRKRVLSAQKAFHGRTSLAVEVTNNPKIIAPINDNGHTTYLPINDLEAWEKELSKGDVCACIIECIQGVGGCNLITEEFAKGLQAACKKYGTYLICDEIQCGYGRSGKFFAHQWLGIKPDLISVAKGIGNGFPMGGVLISPEFKPVYGQLGTTFGGNHLACTAAIAVLDVMEEENLIDNAHIVGDYFINQLKELQKIEKHIINVRGRGLMIGVEFDIMHKPIREKLVYEQHCFTGCASTNILRLLPPLCFTKDNVDEFIVKLKNVLEKL comes from the coding sequence ATGAAATTATACGATGTATATCCGCTCTTCGATATTAATATTGTAAAGGGCAAAGGCTGTAATGTATGGGACGATAAAGGTCAGGAATACCTTGACGTTTACGGTGGTCATGCGGTTATAAGCATCGGTCATTGTCATCCTCACTACGTGGATATGATGACACAACAGTTAAACAAGTTAGGATTTTATTCCAACTCTGTAATAAATATGCTACAAAGACAGTTGGCAAGGCGACTTGGAAAAATAAGCGGCTACGATGATTATCAATTTTTTCTAATCAACAGTGGTGCGGAAGCTAATGAGAACTGTCTAAAACTTGCATCATTCAATAATGGGCGTAAGCGTGTACTTTCAGCACAAAAAGCTTTTCACGGACGTACATCACTTGCAGTAGAGGTTACTAACAATCCAAAGATTATAGCTCCTATCAATGATAACGGTCACACAACCTATCTTCCAATAAATGATTTGGAAGCATGGGAAAAGGAACTTTCAAAAGGTGATGTCTGCGCTTGTATCATTGAATGTATACAGGGCGTAGGTGGTTGCAATCTGATTACTGAGGAATTCGCAAAGGGATTACAAGCTGCTTGCAAAAAATACGGAACATACCTGATATGTGATGAAATACAATGTGGATACGGACGTTCTGGTAAGTTTTTCGCTCATCAGTGGCTTGGAATAAAACCTGATCTTATCTCTGTCGCAAAAGGTATTGGCAATGGTTTTCCTATGGGTGGAGTGCTAATCTCACCTGAGTTCAAGCCCGTTTACGGTCAACTTGGTACTACTTTCGGAGGAAATCATCTGGCGTGTACAGCTGCTATAGCAGTATTAGACGTCATGGAAGAAGAGAACCTTATAGATAACGCGCACATTGTTGGCGATTATTTCATTAATCAGCTGAAAGAATTGCAGAAAATAGAAAAACATATTATCAATGTTCGTGGTAGAGGTTTAATGATTGGAGTAGAATTTGATATAATGCACAAACCAATAAGAGAAAAACTGGTTTATGAGCAGCACTGTTTCACGGGTTGTGCGTCAACTAATATTTTGCGTCTATTACCCCCTCTCTGCTTTACAAAAGACAATGTAGACGAATTTATCGTAAAACTTAAAAATGTATTAGAGAAATTATGA